A window of the Lactuca sativa cultivar Salinas chromosome 5, Lsat_Salinas_v11, whole genome shotgun sequence genome harbors these coding sequences:
- the LOC111892731 gene encoding glutaredoxin-C13 yields the protein MEKIKALTSENGVVIFTKSTCCLCYAVTILFHELRVNPVVYEIDKDPQGREMEKALLKQGCSSSPVPAVYIGGKLVGSTNEVMSLHLSGSLIPLLKTYQSLS from the coding sequence ATGGAGAAGATAAAAGCATTGACATCTGAGAATGGAGTTGTGATCTTCACCAAGAGCACTTGTTGCTTGTGTTATGCTGTCACCATTCTCTTCCATGAACTTAGGGTGAATCCTGTAGTCTATGAAATAGATAAAGATCCTCAAGGAAGGGAGATGGAGAAGGCTCTCCTTAAGCAAGGCTGTAGTTCATCCCCTGTGCCAGCTGTATACATAGGCGGCAAGCTCGTGGGGTCCACCAATGAGGTGATGTCCCTTCACCTAAGTGGCTCTCTCATTCCACTCCTCAAAACGTATCAGTCCCTGTcttaa